Part of the Pedobacter roseus genome is shown below.
GTTTGGGGACCAAAATCAAATAAGTGGAAGCTAGGCTTAGGGGTTTATACACCCTTTGGCGGTTTGGTAGATTGGGGTGATAACTGGTCGGGTAAATATGCGCTAACCTCATTAAATTTGAAAGCCATTTATTTTCAGCCAACTTTAAGTATTAAAATTACTGACCGCATTGGTATTGGAGCAGGTTTTGTTTACAACCATGGCGATGTAAACCTTCAAAGGGCACTTCCGGTAAACTATCCTGACGGACGTTCTGGTCATGTTACCTTAGATGGTACTGGAACAGGTTACGGATGGAATGCAGGTTTATACATTAAAACATTAAGTAATATATCTTTTGCCATCGTACATAAATCTAAAGTAATCACCAAGTTAGATGGTGGTACAGCAGAATTTGATGTTCCAAATTCGTTGAGGACCTCTTTTCCGGCAGGTAATACCTTTAATGCTGAACTGCCTTTACCAGCAACAACCAGTTTAGGTGTGGGTATCCCGCTGTCGAAAAGTACCGTTTTAGCATTTGATGCAAGTTGGGTGCAGTGGCATATTTACAAAGAACTGGCTTTTGATTATGCAACAAATACTTCAGCCTTGGCTGATACAAAATCGGCGCGTAACTATCATGATGGTTCATCATTTAAATTGGGTATTAACCACCAGGCTTCAGAAAAACTGGCATTAAGAGCCGGTGTTGGTTATGCTTTTTCTCCGGTTCAGGATGGTTACGTAACACCTGAAGCACCAGATGCTGATCGTTATATCTTAAGTGCAGGTTTAGGTTATACACCAACCCGTCATTTCGAGGTGAATGCATCTTTTTTCTTTGAAGATGTAAAATCACGTAAACAGAAAAACATCGAAACGGGCTTAGATGGTACTTTTAAAACTTTGGTTTATGCACCAGGTCTTTCATTAACTTATAAATGGTAGGAGAAATTACAAATGAAAAAATATATATTAAATAGTTTCGTTGTTGCTGCCATTCTTTTTACAGCGGCTTGTAAACCAGAAATTGAAACACCAGCAGGTACAACTGCCGGACAAGCTAACTTTAGCAAATACATTGCTGTTGGTAATTCATTAACCTCTGGCTTTGCTGATGGAGGTTTATATTTAGAAGGCCAAAAAGTTGCTTATCCAAATTTACTCGCTGCAAAAATGGCTTCAGTGGGTGGAGGGGCATTTAACTCTCCGTTTTTTACTGATGATCGTTCAAATGGTTCAGGTTATCTTACCTTATCTGCGCTGGTTAATGGTACCCCAACATTAACACAAGTAATTGATAAGTTAGCATATAGAGATGCTGCCAAACATTTAGATAAATACAGTGGCGAAATCCAAAATTTAGGTATTCCTGGTATGCGTGTCGATTTATCTTTCGATCCAACACTTACTTTTAGTGCTGCCAATCCATATTTTGAGCGTTTATTAACTGATGCACAAGTGGGTAAAACCAATTACTTCCAGTTTATACAAGGCAGAAACCATACTTTTTTCTCGCTTTGGTTAGGAAATAATGATGTTTTGGGATATGCAACCAATGGTGCGGTAACCGTTACCGGCGATCCGACCACTGTTTTAACAGATAAAGTAACTTTTTCATCATTGTATTCTAATTTATTAAATGCATTAACTGCTGGTGGTCAGAAAGGTATTGTGGCAACCATTCCTGATGTAACAGCTGTACCATATTTTAATACAGTTACACCTGCAGCTTTGTTAAATGCAGCTAAAGCCATTAACCCGGCAGCGGCAGCAATCTACATCCAAACTGGTACAGGTGCAGTAAGAGCAGCAACTTCAGAAGATTTAATCCGTTTGCCTTTCCAATCGGCTGGTTTGTTTGGTCAAGGAGCTATTCCTTATGGTTTACACCCATTAAACCCGATTGCAAATAACTGGGTATTGGATAAAGATGAAGTAATTAAGGTTAAAGATTATGTAAACAGCTATAACAGCAGCATTAAATCTTTAGCTACAAGTAAAGGATTGGCTATTGCTGATACCTACAGCTATTTTAATCAGGTTAAAACCGGAATCAATCTTCAGGGAGTTGGTATCAATGCAGCATTTATTACGGGCGGTGCATTCTCTTTAGATGGTATCCATTTAACCCCACGCGGAAATGCCGTAATTGCCAATGTATTTATTGATGCAATTAATGCAAAATATGGTTCTACTGTTCCAACAATTGATATTACACAATATAGGGGAGTGAAATTTCCAGATACGAAATAAGGTTTTAGTATTCATTAAAAAAGGAGTCCCGAAATTTCGGAACTCCTTTTTTATTTCCAGTCAGTCTATTTTGTTTGCTACAAACTTTATAACTTCCTGGCCTTGATCAGGCTCAAACCAATTAATCTCCTCATCTCTCCTGAACCAGGTAAGCTGCCGTTTCGCAAAGCGACGGGTATTCTGTTTAATGGCAGCTATGGCCTCCTCTAATGATAGCTTTCCATCAAAATAATCGAAAATTTCACTGTAACCTACCGTATTTAAGGCATTATACTGTTTAAATGGTGTTAAAGATTTCACTTCTTCCAATAATCCATTGGCAATCATTTGATCAACCCTTAGGTTAATTCTATTATAAAGAACAGTTCTATCCGTATTGAGGCCAATTTTGATAATATTAAATGGTCTTTCTTTTTTAGTGGCCGATAACATAGAAGAAAGTTTTTGTCCGGTTGATAAAAAAACTTCAAGGCCCCTGATCATTCTTTGCGGGTTTTGCTGATCTACCTTAGCAAAATATTCAGGATCTGATTCAGCCAGTTGATTTTGTATAACAGCTAAACCTTCTTCTTCAAATTGTTTATTTAATTTTTCCCTGATTGACAAATCGATATCGGGCATTTCATCCAAACCATTTATTAAGGCGTTTACATAAAGGCCAGAACCTCCAACCATAATAGCCACATCATGCTTTTGAAAGATCTCATCAAGGGTTTTTAAACCTTCTATTTCAAAGTCACCTGTACTGAACAATTGCGATACCGAATGTGAATCTATAAAATGATGTTTTGCTGCTGCTAACTCCTCTGCATCGGGCTTTGCCGTGCCGATGGCCATTTCCTTAAAAAACTGGCGTGAATCTGCAGAGATAATTTCTGTACCAAAATGCCGTGCAATCTGAATGGCCAGAGCCGTTTTGCCTATCGCCGTAGGACCAACAATAGAGATTAAGTTTTTTTTATGGAGCATAGTGGCATTCGTATAAAATAAAAGCTGTCAATTTTATTTGACAGCTTTTTAAAATTTAAAAATCTTTTTTCTGATTAGTAATCATCTTTGTGGCTATCGTCATCAAAGTTATCGTTATCCGAAAATTCATCACCGAATTCATCATCTTCACTTTCCTCATCTTCGTCTCTTTCTTTCTCATTAATGCCCATTTCGCCCATGGCTTCCAGTTCGTCGGTGTCTTCAGGCACAAAGTTCATTTCATTTAAAAAATCAAATTCGCTGGCAGTTGCCGCGGCACCTCTTGGATCAACGGCTTGTGGACTGTTCTGCTCCATAATTTTTGGAGCCTCGCCACTGCTTTTGGCTAAAAATGGATATTCGATATTAGGATCGGCATCTAAAATTATTTTTACAAGCTCAACATGAAAATCGTACGGACGGTCAAAATTATAGATATAGTAAAACTTTTGGTGCGGATCTTCAATAAAGCCACTCAATTTAGAGTTTTCCATTAAAACTACACGATCTTTTTTACGTTCACTTGGTAAATAAGCAATTTCATCACCTTTTAACCAATTATCAGTGCTTACGTAAAAAGACGAAGATTTTTCGGCATTATAACCTGTAGACCGGTGGATAGCCTTGTGCAGGTCTTCAAATGTCTGGTTTGATTTAATGTCGATCTCTCTCACAACATCATCAAAATCTTCGAAAGTAATTCTAAATTTATAAATAGCCATTATTGTATTTTGGAACCGTAAAAATAAAGTTAATTTAT
Proteins encoded:
- a CDS encoding OmpP1/FadL family transporter: MKKILLSVLLSAPLWVLGQGFQVNLQGQKQIGMAGAGSALALDEASVFYNPGAVTFLEKNSVSAGVNPLLFKSAFKQSGSNVTEDVKNKIAPPFEFYAVWGPKSNKWKLGLGVYTPFGGLVDWGDNWSGKYALTSLNLKAIYFQPTLSIKITDRIGIGAGFVYNHGDVNLQRALPVNYPDGRSGHVTLDGTGTGYGWNAGLYIKTLSNISFAIVHKSKVITKLDGGTAEFDVPNSLRTSFPAGNTFNAELPLPATTSLGVGIPLSKSTVLAFDASWVQWHIYKELAFDYATNTSALADTKSARNYHDGSSFKLGINHQASEKLALRAGVGYAFSPVQDGYVTPEAPDADRYILSAGLGYTPTRHFEVNASFFFEDVKSRKQKNIETGLDGTFKTLVYAPGLSLTYKW
- a CDS encoding SGNH/GDSL hydrolase family protein, which produces MKKYILNSFVVAAILFTAACKPEIETPAGTTAGQANFSKYIAVGNSLTSGFADGGLYLEGQKVAYPNLLAAKMASVGGGAFNSPFFTDDRSNGSGYLTLSALVNGTPTLTQVIDKLAYRDAAKHLDKYSGEIQNLGIPGMRVDLSFDPTLTFSAANPYFERLLTDAQVGKTNYFQFIQGRNHTFFSLWLGNNDVLGYATNGAVTVTGDPTTVLTDKVTFSSLYSNLLNALTAGGQKGIVATIPDVTAVPYFNTVTPAALLNAAKAINPAAAAIYIQTGTGAVRAATSEDLIRLPFQSAGLFGQGAIPYGLHPLNPIANNWVLDKDEVIKVKDYVNSYNSSIKSLATSKGLAIADTYSYFNQVKTGINLQGVGINAAFITGGAFSLDGIHLTPRGNAVIANVFIDAINAKYGSTVPTIDITQYRGVKFPDTK
- the miaA gene encoding tRNA (adenosine(37)-N6)-dimethylallyltransferase MiaA, which translates into the protein MLHKKNLISIVGPTAIGKTALAIQIARHFGTEIISADSRQFFKEMAIGTAKPDAEELAAAKHHFIDSHSVSQLFSTGDFEIEGLKTLDEIFQKHDVAIMVGGSGLYVNALINGLDEMPDIDLSIREKLNKQFEEEGLAVIQNQLAESDPEYFAKVDQQNPQRMIRGLEVFLSTGQKLSSMLSATKKERPFNIIKIGLNTDRTVLYNRINLRVDQMIANGLLEEVKSLTPFKQYNALNTVGYSEIFDYFDGKLSLEEAIAAIKQNTRRFAKRQLTWFRRDEEINWFEPDQGQEVIKFVANKID
- a CDS encoding IS1096 element passenger TnpR family protein, giving the protein MAIYKFRITFEDFDDVVREIDIKSNQTFEDLHKAIHRSTGYNAEKSSSFYVSTDNWLKGDEIAYLPSERKKDRVVLMENSKLSGFIEDPHQKFYYIYNFDRPYDFHVELVKIILDADPNIEYPFLAKSSGEAPKIMEQNSPQAVDPRGAAATASEFDFLNEMNFVPEDTDELEAMGEMGINEKERDEDEESEDDEFGDEFSDNDNFDDDSHKDDY